Proteins from a genomic interval of Psychrobacter urativorans:
- a CDS encoding histone deacetylase, producing MLKIAYSEIFRYSVPEKHRFPMQKYTMIPERLLAEGTISDANFFAPKKLSEEEVLSTHTAEYWYKLKTQTLTAKEARPIGFEMTPTLVERGRYIAHATYECALYAQQYGVAMNVAGGTHHAFADHGEGFCVFNDVCIASNLLLARGQAQRILVVDLDVHQGNGNASIMANEPRVFVFSMHGAKNYPFRKQLSDLDIELATDMGDDEYLQILADTLPRLITEFAPDMIFYQSAVDVLATDKLGKLALSQDGCKTRDEYVLRQAKTANIPVAIVMGGGYSEDINDVVEAHCNTFRLAQQIFFAEVNANYY from the coding sequence ATGCTAAAAATTGCCTATTCTGAGATTTTTCGTTATTCCGTCCCTGAAAAACATCGCTTTCCGATGCAAAAATACACCATGATTCCTGAGCGACTCTTGGCTGAAGGCACTATCTCGGACGCTAACTTTTTTGCGCCAAAAAAATTAAGCGAAGAAGAAGTGTTAAGCACCCATACCGCCGAATATTGGTATAAGCTCAAGACCCAAACCTTAACCGCGAAAGAGGCGCGCCCGATTGGGTTTGAGATGACGCCAACCTTAGTCGAGCGCGGTCGTTACATTGCCCATGCGACGTATGAATGTGCCTTGTATGCGCAGCAGTATGGTGTGGCGATGAATGTCGCAGGCGGCACGCATCATGCCTTTGCTGACCATGGCGAAGGATTTTGTGTGTTTAATGATGTTTGTATTGCCAGCAATTTATTACTGGCGCGTGGTCAAGCACAGCGGATTTTGGTCGTTGATTTAGATGTACACCAAGGTAATGGTAATGCCAGTATTATGGCAAATGAGCCACGTGTTTTTGTTTTTAGTATGCATGGCGCTAAAAACTATCCATTTCGTAAGCAACTATCTGACCTTGATATTGAGTTGGCGACAGATATGGGTGACGACGAATATCTGCAAATTTTGGCAGATACGTTACCACGCTTAATTACAGAATTTGCACCCGATATGATTTTTTATCAGTCCGCAGTCGATGTATTGGCAACGGATAAACTAGGTAAATTGGCATTGTCACAGGACGGTTGTAAAACGCGTGATGAATACGTGCTACGCCAAGCAAAAACGGCAAATATACCCGTTGCTATCGTCATGGGCGGTGGCTATTCAGAAGATATTAATGATGTGGTTGAGGCGCACTGTAATACTTTTCGCTTGGCGCAACAAATATTTTTTGCAGAAGTAAATGCTAACTACTATTAG
- the ccmD gene encoding heme exporter protein CcmD, with translation MQPYFYSVSEFIAMGTHGVFVWSCWAITVGMMLIFIWYSRKQRQNLIKQLTIQQARQAQRSATVNQPPIL, from the coding sequence TTGCAGCCCTACTTTTATAGTGTCTCTGAATTTATTGCCATGGGTACGCATGGCGTTTTTGTATGGTCATGCTGGGCAATTACCGTTGGCATGATGCTGATATTTATCTGGTATAGTCGTAAGCAAAGACAGAATTTGATTAAGCAGCTGACTATTCAACAAGCGCGGCAGGCGCAGCGCAGTGCCACAGTTAATCAACCTCCTATCTTATAA
- the ccmE gene encoding cytochrome c maturation protein CcmE — translation MNAVRRKKLMWVLFTLAGAAVAVVLVIYAIGQQTDYYFDPTAIAKGEAPQDKRIRAGGMVVAGSVQRAPNDPLSVEFAITDFKSTVPVTYQGILPDLFAENSGIVATGKMQGTTFVAGEVLAKHDENYMPPEVAKSLKENNRSGTGAASGQYKPAEPIRDNQAL, via the coding sequence ATGAATGCAGTTCGACGCAAGAAGCTGATGTGGGTATTGTTTACGCTGGCTGGTGCAGCAGTGGCTGTAGTGTTGGTTATCTACGCTATCGGGCAGCAGACCGATTACTATTTTGACCCCACAGCGATTGCCAAAGGTGAAGCGCCACAAGACAAACGTATTCGCGCAGGCGGTATGGTGGTAGCAGGTAGTGTGCAACGTGCGCCCAATGATCCGCTAAGTGTTGAGTTTGCCATTACGGATTTTAAATCGACCGTTCCCGTGACTTATCAAGGCATCTTGCCAGACTTATTTGCTGAAAATTCTGGCATCGTTGCGACTGGTAAAATGCAAGGCACTACCTTTGTCGCGGGTGAAGTATTGGCAAAACATGATGAAAATTATATGCCGCCAGAAGTGGCGAAATCGTTAAAAGAGAATAATCGTTCGGGTACGGGCGCAGCATCTGGACAATATAAACCTGCTGAACCGATTCGTGACAATCAAGCGTTATAG
- a CDS encoding heme exporter protein CcmB yields MTDNREQVIHNDLIRTAPHVISFGQLWRREWQVKQQGAVQWLYPLVLFLVIITLFPLAVGSEPQLLQRLGVAAVWIAALLSLVMGVEGLFKPALDNGTLAQLVVAKASLPLWVLIRLVIHWIFSSGIVAVLSLLAVPLFQLSWFETGILMASIIVGSPMLLMLSAVASSLTLSLKNGAVLVPLIALPMQLPVLIFATGAVDLFATGLNGLPILALLLAGSIISVLVMPWVIAQTLKMAWLN; encoded by the coding sequence ATGACAGATAACCGAGAGCAAGTAATCCATAATGATCTGATCCGTACAGCGCCGCACGTTATCAGCTTTGGGCAATTATGGCGACGTGAATGGCAGGTCAAGCAACAAGGCGCGGTGCAATGGCTCTATCCTTTAGTATTGTTCTTAGTTATCATTACTTTATTTCCATTAGCGGTGGGTAGCGAGCCGCAGCTCTTACAACGTTTAGGCGTTGCCGCGGTTTGGATTGCCGCTTTATTGTCGTTGGTGATGGGTGTCGAAGGTTTATTTAAACCGGCGCTAGATAATGGTACTTTGGCGCAATTGGTAGTGGCAAAAGCCTCGCTACCGTTGTGGGTGCTTATTCGCTTGGTGATTCATTGGATTTTTAGTAGTGGCATTGTGGCAGTTTTAAGCTTACTTGCTGTGCCTTTGTTTCAGTTAAGTTGGTTTGAAACGGGCATATTGATGGCATCCATTATTGTCGGTAGTCCTATGTTACTCATGTTATCAGCTGTCGCAAGTAGTCTGACGTTATCACTTAAAAACGGTGCGGTATTGGTGCCACTGATTGCGCTACCGATGCAGTTGCCAGTACTTATTTTTGCGACGGGCGCGGTCGATTTATTTGCCACTGGTTTAAATGGCTTACCTATTTTAGCGCTACTATTAGCAGGGAGTATTATCTCTGTGTTGGTCATGCCATGGGTCATTGCCCAAACTCTAAAAATGGCTTGGCTGAATTAA
- the coaBC gene encoding bifunctional phosphopantothenoylcysteine decarboxylase/phosphopantothenate--cysteine ligase CoaBC, which yields MKNIVLAITGGIAAYKSALFARLLIKSGYEVRVIMTAGAQAFITPLTLQALTGNEVHTSLLDEHAEAGMGHIELARWADLVIIAPASANTLARLAMGMADDLLTTVCLATTAPVIIAPAMNQQMWAHPAVNLNVMTLRDMNYHIIMPASGEQACGDVGAGRLPEPEQLLAELRLFSAQQVIPQRLFGKTVVITAGPTVEAIDPVRYLSNHSSGKMGFALARACVEAGAQVILIVGGKVALPTPLGVTRIDVLSAQEMLIAAEQCVAGTHAALQLEDEEHDHDHHHDHDHGDCDCGDEHLESLPTADNLVADIFIATAAVADYRTEEAAPQKIKKTQDAMSLSLVKNPDILATISHAHPELFVVGFAAETQDIEHYAQGKLIAKDLDMIACNDVSRADIGFASDDNAMQVFFAERYNQDSAILDKASKDNIAEQLAAMIGDTLLQRQHGE from the coding sequence ATGAAAAATATTGTGCTCGCTATCACTGGCGGTATTGCCGCTTATAAATCTGCTCTATTTGCCCGTTTATTGATTAAGTCAGGCTATGAAGTGCGCGTCATTATGACCGCTGGGGCGCAAGCCTTTATTACGCCGTTGACCTTGCAAGCGTTGACGGGTAATGAGGTGCATACTTCGTTACTTGATGAACACGCTGAAGCGGGTATGGGTCATATTGAACTTGCTAGATGGGCGGATTTGGTCATTATCGCGCCTGCCTCAGCCAATACGTTAGCAAGGCTAGCGATGGGTATGGCAGATGATTTGCTCACCACCGTTTGCCTTGCAACTACCGCGCCAGTTATCATTGCACCGGCTATGAATCAGCAAATGTGGGCGCATCCTGCCGTTAATCTTAACGTTATGACGCTGCGTGATATGAACTATCATATCATTATGCCTGCCAGTGGCGAGCAAGCGTGCGGTGATGTAGGAGCAGGGCGTCTACCAGAGCCAGAGCAATTATTGGCTGAGCTACGTTTATTCAGCGCGCAGCAAGTTATTCCGCAACGCTTATTCGGAAAAACAGTGGTTATCACTGCAGGTCCAACGGTAGAAGCGATTGACCCTGTGCGTTATTTATCCAATCATTCTTCAGGGAAAATGGGTTTTGCCTTAGCACGTGCTTGTGTTGAGGCTGGCGCACAAGTTATCTTAATTGTTGGTGGCAAAGTAGCATTACCAACACCGCTTGGTGTCACCCGTATTGATGTGTTATCCGCACAAGAAATGCTGATTGCTGCCGAACAATGCGTCGCCGGTACACATGCTGCGCTTCAATTAGAAGATGAAGAGCACGACCATGACCATCATCATGACCACGACCATGGCGACTGTGATTGTGGCGATGAGCACCTTGAATCCTTACCGACTGCTGATAATCTAGTGGCAGATATCTTTATTGCAACCGCTGCCGTTGCCGATTATCGTACCGAAGAAGCCGCGCCGCAAAAAATTAAAAAAACCCAAGATGCTATGAGCCTTAGTTTGGTGAAAAATCCTGATATTTTAGCAACCATTTCTCATGCGCATCCGGAATTGTTCGTCGTTGGCTTTGCAGCAGAAACCCAAGATATCGAGCATTATGCCCAAGGTAAATTGATCGCCAAAGACTTAGATATGATTGCCTGTAATGATGTGTCACGCGCAGATATTGGTTTTGCCAGTGACGACAATGCGATGCAGGTATTTTTCGCTGAACGTTATAATCAAGATTCAGCAATCTTGGATAAAGCCAGTAAAGACAATATTGCAGAACAATTAGCAGCGATGATTGGTGATACTTTATTACAGCGTCAACATGGTGAATAG
- the radC gene encoding RadC family protein: MAIKDWHEDDRPREKLLKFGAAHLSDAEILAIFLRTGTQSQSAIELARHLITHFGSLAELLSAPKDEVLACHGIGPAKYAQILASLEMGTRYLDSQLKTGQALGRSQVVKDYISTQLRGEHREVFAVLCLDNALNLLNYEILFTGGISSCSVCIKHVLRHALTHSASQLIVAHNHPHTNAQPSTADNRLTDELKKACDLIDLSLIDHIIVGRNDTLSYAENNLYPFA, encoded by the coding sequence ATGGCGATTAAAGACTGGCACGAAGACGATCGACCGCGAGAAAAGTTACTCAAATTTGGGGCGGCGCATTTATCGGATGCCGAAATATTAGCCATATTTTTACGCACAGGGACGCAATCGCAATCCGCCATTGAACTGGCGCGGCATCTCATTACCCATTTTGGTAGTCTCGCTGAATTATTATCCGCCCCCAAAGACGAGGTTCTCGCCTGCCACGGTATTGGTCCGGCTAAATACGCGCAAATATTGGCATCGTTAGAGATGGGCACGCGCTATCTCGACAGTCAGCTAAAAACGGGGCAAGCACTCGGACGCTCGCAAGTGGTGAAGGATTATATCAGCACCCAACTGCGCGGCGAGCACCGTGAGGTTTTTGCGGTATTGTGTTTGGACAATGCGCTGAATTTACTCAATTATGAGATACTGTTTACTGGCGGTATCTCATCATGCTCGGTGTGTATCAAGCACGTACTGCGTCATGCATTAACACATTCTGCCAGTCAATTAATCGTCGCCCATAATCATCCGCATACCAATGCTCAGCCTTCCACAGCAGACAATCGCTTAACCGACGAGCTCAAAAAAGCCTGCGATTTAATCGACTTATCTCTTATCGACCATATTATTGTTGGGCGCAACGATACCTTATCGTATGCTGAAAATAACTTATATCCGTTTGCTTAG
- a CDS encoding aldo/keto reductase gives MRAKTYNIRTAGQANIPVLGLGTWQSTGQDCIDVVSQGLQMGYEHIDTAQAYSNECEVGQGIKQSGVARDKFFLTTKIFPDDLKFQPEKLVAAAKRSLENLDTDYVDLLLLHWPDDRVPLSETIPALCELQKQGLTRHIGVSNFNIAHLIEAEKYADVPIVVNQVEFHPFIKQNTLQAFLNTHHILLEAYSPLARGDVFDNEIMKHIADKHGITPAQVSLAWILSDKNRVAIPKTSNPKHLQSNLEAINIQLSADELEQIGRLARSDGRKIEHPDYTPKWDD, from the coding sequence ATGCGTGCTAAAACTTATAATATTCGCACCGCTGGACAAGCCAATATTCCAGTACTTGGTCTAGGTACATGGCAATCTACCGGTCAGGATTGTATCGACGTCGTCAGTCAAGGGCTACAGATGGGTTATGAGCACATTGATACGGCTCAAGCTTATAGTAATGAATGCGAGGTCGGACAAGGCATTAAGCAATCTGGTGTTGCTCGGGATAAGTTCTTTTTGACCACTAAAATATTTCCTGATGATTTAAAGTTTCAACCAGAAAAGTTAGTTGCCGCTGCCAAACGCTCGTTAGAAAATTTAGATACCGATTATGTCGATTTATTATTACTGCATTGGCCAGATGATCGCGTGCCATTATCGGAAACTATTCCCGCGTTATGTGAGTTACAAAAACAAGGGTTAACCCGCCATATTGGGGTTTCGAACTTTAATATTGCGCATTTAATAGAAGCAGAGAAATACGCCGATGTACCGATTGTAGTGAATCAGGTTGAATTTCATCCCTTTATTAAACAGAATACCTTGCAAGCCTTTTTAAACACTCATCATATTTTACTTGAAGCCTACTCGCCTCTCGCGCGTGGTGATGTGTTCGATAATGAAATTATGAAACACATTGCGGATAAGCATGGTATCACGCCAGCGCAAGTTTCATTGGCTTGGATATTGTCGGATAAAAACCGCGTAGCAATTCCCAAAACGTCTAACCCTAAACACTTACAAAGTAATTTAGAGGCTATTAATATTCAATTAAGTGCCGATGAATTAGAACAAATTGGTCGTTTGGCGCGTTCTGATGGACGCAAAATTGAGCATCCTGACTACACGCCTAAATGGGATGACTAA
- the ccmA gene encoding heme ABC exporter ATP-binding protein CcmA: MPVPVLSCHELTVQRGEIPLCEGVALELSAGDICHLIGANGTGKTTLLMQLAGLLPVLTGEVHYQGSKTLPIQPLYVSHQLGIHPSLTVAQNLTFLLNLYGITPSRDEIDAALNWVGLQGFETISSSHLSAGQTRRITLARLYLLTPKVTPLWLLDEPFTALDVDMVARMEVRLREFADMGGAILMTSHQPVAVANQVLDLSGYMV; this comes from the coding sequence ATGCCAGTGCCTGTGCTTTCCTGTCACGAGCTGACCGTGCAGCGCGGTGAAATTCCGTTATGTGAGGGGGTGGCGCTCGAATTATCTGCGGGTGATATTTGCCATTTAATTGGGGCTAACGGTACGGGAAAAACAACTTTGCTGATGCAGCTTGCCGGATTATTACCTGTGCTTACGGGCGAAGTGCATTATCAAGGGTCAAAAACGCTGCCAATTCAGCCGCTCTATGTGTCGCACCAGTTGGGTATTCATCCTAGCTTAACAGTGGCACAAAATTTGACCTTTTTGCTCAATTTATATGGTATTACGCCAAGTCGAGATGAGATTGATGCGGCGTTGAATTGGGTTGGCTTACAGGGCTTTGAAACCATCAGCTCAAGTCATTTATCGGCAGGACAAACCCGCCGTATTACGCTGGCTCGGCTGTATTTATTGACTCCAAAAGTGACGCCTCTATGGTTACTTGATGAGCCGTTTACCGCACTTGATGTGGATATGGTTGCGCGTATGGAAGTGCGCTTGCGTGAGTTTGCTGATATGGGCGGTGCAATATTAATGACCAGTCATCAGCCGGTTGCTGTGGCGAATCAAGTGCTCGATTTATCAGGTTATATGGTATAA
- a CDS encoding sulfite exporter TauE/SafE family protein, with the protein MMDSTIIQMGLLLTVFIGASLLHGISGIGFTLIATTALASIYPLPYAIVLVIFPSLLLNALTWLIGGKRSIWQNFSHYSRRYWLLAVTSLLGSLLGAQLLLWVNSAYILLVLAAVIACYVLSTLWGKAIALPNTQPVLIAVGLIAGIIGGATNAMSAMLMMYLLSATDDKNTIAKVGNMCYFLGKLAQVIILREPIMAMSSSEWQMIALISGLSIVASLVGMRVHHYLPQARFRQLILFIVAILGVRIGWQGITALLL; encoded by the coding sequence ATGATGGATAGCACCATTATCCAAATGGGATTGCTGCTGACGGTCTTTATAGGAGCGTCACTACTGCATGGCATTAGTGGTATTGGCTTCACCTTGATAGCGACTACCGCGCTGGCTAGTATTTATCCACTGCCTTATGCCATTGTGTTGGTTATTTTCCCTTCGTTACTACTTAATGCCCTCACATGGCTTATCGGTGGCAAGCGTAGTATTTGGCAAAATTTTAGCCATTACAGTCGGCGCTACTGGTTATTGGCAGTAACCAGTTTATTGGGTAGTCTGCTTGGCGCTCAACTCTTGCTGTGGGTGAACAGCGCTTATATTTTGCTAGTGCTGGCGGCAGTAATTGCTTGTTATGTTTTAAGTACGCTGTGGGGTAAGGCGATTGCGCTGCCCAATACCCAGCCTGTACTGATTGCTGTGGGACTGATCGCAGGCATTATTGGCGGCGCGACCAATGCTATGTCCGCCATGCTCATGATGTATTTGCTCTCCGCAACTGACGATAAAAACACCATCGCCAAAGTTGGTAATATGTGTTATTTCTTAGGAAAGTTGGCACAAGTTATCATATTGCGCGAGCCGATTATGGCGATGAGTAGCAGCGAATGGCAGATGATTGCTTTAATCAGTGGGCTATCTATAGTCGCATCGTTAGTCGGTATGCGCGTGCATCACTATTTACCTCAAGCGCGCTTTCGTCAGCTTATTTTATTCATTGTCGCTATACTTGGGGTGCGGATTGGCTGGCAAGGTATCACGGCATTGTTGTTGTGA
- a CDS encoding MFS transporter, with protein MSSLSKPSPAEGSRSENTANGQHQNPISWFIFGLMASVTFIGILSELMPSGILPQMTEGLGIEQTQVGFLVGIYALASAIFAIPLISMTLWVNRKVLLLVLLTGFAVSNLVVGLTSSYPLIVTMRIIGGICAGIMWPMIAAYGTALVPENLHGKAITIIMAGNTFGVSLGLPIMTYIGTQVGWRTSFMVLGALGAVIALLAAKYLPSVQGEKLTQSNSPIAVLKIPGVWIVLALTFLAVVAHYSTYTYITLLVETIKFVGGISLALFIFGIGSVISVILSAKIIDTHLRGLIVGMLACGVIAMLLFVFFRGTNGFAHLAFLLWGLAFGPLVTMFQTAVSHQVTEAKAVATSVQSSVFNFSIMIATWLAGLILVHMPETGVLGIVYLSILCFIPAIIITVVSKKTLDAPTV; from the coding sequence GTGTCTAGTCTTTCAAAGCCAAGTCCTGCAGAAGGCAGCCGTTCAGAAAACACGGCAAATGGTCAACATCAAAACCCTATTTCGTGGTTTATCTTTGGTTTGATGGCAAGTGTCACCTTTATTGGTATTCTCTCAGAGCTGATGCCTTCTGGCATCTTGCCGCAAATGACTGAGGGTTTAGGAATTGAGCAGACTCAAGTAGGATTTTTAGTCGGCATATACGCACTGGCATCGGCGATTTTTGCCATTCCCCTCATTAGCATGACGTTGTGGGTCAATCGCAAGGTGCTTTTATTGGTGCTATTGACAGGTTTTGCCGTCTCTAATCTGGTCGTCGGTCTTACCTCGTCTTATCCGCTCATCGTCACCATGCGTATTATTGGCGGTATATGTGCAGGGATTATGTGGCCGATGATTGCCGCTTATGGCACTGCATTGGTACCAGAAAACCTGCATGGCAAGGCGATTACCATCATCATGGCGGGTAATACTTTTGGGGTGAGCCTTGGTCTACCGATTATGACCTATATTGGTACCCAAGTGGGCTGGCGTACCTCGTTTATGGTGCTTGGTGCATTGGGTGCAGTGATTGCGCTGCTGGCGGCTAAATACTTGCCTTCCGTACAAGGCGAAAAACTTACTCAAAGTAACTCACCAATCGCGGTGTTAAAAATCCCTGGGGTCTGGATAGTCTTAGCCCTAACTTTCTTAGCAGTTGTGGCGCATTACAGCACCTATACCTATATCACGCTATTGGTCGAAACCATCAAGTTTGTGGGCGGTATCAGTCTAGCTTTGTTTATCTTTGGGATAGGTTCGGTCATTTCAGTTATCTTATCGGCCAAGATTATCGATACTCATCTGCGTGGTTTAATCGTTGGTATGTTGGCTTGCGGCGTGATTGCTATGCTGCTGTTTGTCTTCTTCAGGGGAACGAATGGTTTTGCGCATTTGGCCTTTTTACTGTGGGGCTTAGCGTTTGGACCTTTGGTAACCATGTTTCAAACAGCTGTTAGTCATCAGGTGACCGAAGCAAAAGCAGTCGCGACCTCTGTACAATCAAGTGTGTTTAATTTCTCAATTATGATTGCGACATGGCTTGCAGGTTTGATTTTGGTTCATATGCCAGAAACAGGCGTCTTAGGTATTGTGTATCTCTCTATTCTCTGTTTCATTCCTGCCATTATAATTACAGTTGTCTCTAAGAAAACGTTGGATGCACCTACTGTCTAA
- the ccmC gene encoding heme ABC transporter permease CcmC, giving the protein MPNLNNVSSPSLWQRIWQVFLTTVGTKEFFRIFSPWVKWLAILAGICLTIGSIWGLVFAPPDYLQGNSYRIIFIHVPAASLAISIYFALAVLGVIYLVWKIKTANLVAQALAPLGFLLCVVSLLTGSIWAKPTWGTYWVWDARLTSMLILAFLYAGVMALFAAFEHTANRGKAAAILSIVGAVNLPIIKYSVQWWNTLHQGSTFTLTEAPKMSADMWMPLLLMIIGGYLLVATLAIYRTNTLILYRDQGKAWVKEYIRGQSK; this is encoded by the coding sequence ATGCCCAACCTAAATAACGTCTCATCTCCTAGCCTGTGGCAGCGCATTTGGCAAGTTTTCTTGACCACTGTCGGCACTAAAGAGTTCTTTCGGATTTTTTCGCCGTGGGTCAAGTGGTTGGCTATCTTAGCCGGAATTTGCCTAACGATTGGTAGTATTTGGGGCTTGGTATTTGCGCCGCCTGATTACTTGCAGGGTAACAGCTACCGTATTATTTTTATCCATGTACCAGCCGCAAGCCTTGCCATTTCGATTTATTTTGCCCTTGCTGTGTTAGGGGTCATATATTTAGTCTGGAAAATTAAAACGGCAAACTTGGTGGCGCAGGCGCTCGCGCCATTGGGGTTTTTATTGTGCGTGGTCAGTTTGCTGACGGGTTCTATTTGGGCAAAGCCAACGTGGGGCACGTACTGGGTTTGGGATGCGCGATTAACTTCAATGCTCATCTTGGCATTTTTATATGCGGGCGTGATGGCACTATTTGCCGCTTTTGAACACACCGCAAATCGCGGCAAAGCAGCGGCTATTTTATCCATTGTTGGTGCGGTGAACTTACCCATTATTAAGTATTCAGTGCAGTGGTGGAATACTTTACATCAAGGCTCAACTTTTACCTTGACTGAAGCGCCAAAAATGTCAGCCGATATGTGGATGCCGTTATTATTAATGATAATTGGTGGTTATTTATTAGTGGCAACGTTAGCAATTTATCGTACCAACACGCTTATTCTCTACCGTGACCAAGGTAAGGCATGGGTAAAAGAATACATCCGTGGTCAAAGTAAATAA